In one Serinus canaria isolate serCan28SL12 chromosome 2, serCan2020, whole genome shotgun sequence genomic region, the following are encoded:
- the SYBU gene encoding syntabulin isoform X3, giving the protein MSAAGSKRSSFSRNRGPYGRNNGSLSYKSGASPPASHGKDASSTLCKNHLSPANIHQSYRASSASSSNSGSYKGSDSSPVMRRSGRYNSCGDNHSVKPQNPEQYLTPLQQKEVAVRHLKTKLKESESKLKERETEIEELKAQLGRMREDWIEEECNRVEAELALKEARSEIKQLKQVIESMKNSLAEKDKKIQKYFLDINIQNKKLESLLQSMEVAQSHSGRDEQCLEYTSDSEGKLLSLSATLPDSPITEDQGLEDVADSDLLLSEDRANGTDSSGESLTTTTSELSDPAPFSAAVNEEMLEIILDGKLTYCQEEEKGNRMVEQAIQTDVVPYSLDVEQLIQNIFRAQDTCPLSPPSSLKELGEFSLGSFSDSGIIVDLTPSDPNSAILLSPMESPCRKVEHRVNENRFMKELDFTETHDDEAFEYVNTGIKRRYWSSSLLGDLLAVAAPVVPTIVWALSTQRGGTDPIYNIGALLRGCCLVALHSLRRTPFNIKT; this is encoded by the exons ATGTCAGCTGCTGGAAGCAAGAGATCTTCTTTTTCTCGCAA TCGTGGTCCTTATGGTCGGAATAATGGATCCTTATCCTACAAGTCTGGGGCCAGTCCACCTGCTTCACATGGAAAGGACGCTTCATCAACACTGTGCAAAAACCATCTGAGTCCTGCTAACATCCATCAGAGTTACAGGGCTtcttcagccagcagcagcaactcaGGCTCATACAAAGGAAGTGACAGCAGTCCAGTGATGAG gcGATCAGGGAGATACAATTCTTGTGGTGACAATCACAGCGTTAAGCCACAAAATCCAGAGCAGTATTTGactcctctgcagcagaaggaagtggCAGTACGACATTTGAAAACCAAGCTGAAGGAATCTGAAAGCAAACTCAAAGAAAG GGAAACAGAAATAGAAGAGCTTAAAGCTCAGCTGGGACGGATGAGGGAAGACTGGATCGAAGAAGAGTGCAATCGTGTGGAGGCAGAGCTAGCCCTAAAGGAAGCAAGAAGTGAAATTAAACAACTCAAGCAGGTTATTGAAAGCATGAAAAACAGCTTGgctgagaaagacaaaaaaattcagaaatactttCTAGACATAAACATTCAAAACAAGAAGCTGGAATCTTTGCTGCAGAGCATGGAGGTGGCTCAGAGCCACTCTGGGAGGGATGAGCAGTGCCTGGAGTACACGAGCGACTCAGAGGGGAAGCTGTTATCATTGAGTGCCACCCTGCCAGACAGCCCCATCACAGAGGACCAAGGTCTGGAGGATGTGGCAGACAGTGATCTGCTTCTTAGTGAGGACAGAGCTAACGGGACTGACTCATCTGGAGAGAGTTTGACCACCACAACCTCTGAGCTGAGTGATCCAGCtcccttcagtgctgctgtaaATGAAGAGATGCTTGAAATCATTCTGGATGGAAAACTAACTTATTgccaggaagaagaaaaaggcaacaGGATGGTGGAACAGGCCATCCAGACTGATGTGGTGCCATATAGCTTGGATGTGGAGCAGCTCATTCAAAACATCTTCAGAGCTCAAGACACCTGTCCTCTAAGCCCACCTTCTTCACTGAAGGAACTGGGTGAATTTTCTCTTGGAAGCTTCAGTGATTCTGGTATCATAGTGGACTTGACCCCAAGTGATCCCAATTCTGCCATCCTTTTGTCTCCTATGGAGTCTCCATGCAGGAAAGTGGAGCACAGAGTTAATGAAAACCGTTTCATGAAAGAACTTGATTTTACAGAAACTCATGATGATGAAGCATTTGAGTATGTTAATACAGGAATAAAGAGGAGATACTGGAGCAGCAGTCTCCTCGGGGATCTTCTGGCTGTAGCAGCCCCTGTTGTACCAACTATTGTGTGGGCTTTGAGTACTCAGAGAGGAGGAACAGATCCTATTTACAATATTGGAGCATTGCTTCGTGGTTGCTGCCTGGTAGCCCTGCACTCTTTACGCCGAACACCCTTCAATATCAAAACCTAA
- the SYBU gene encoding syntabulin isoform X2, protein MMVAPAASLLCGKDSKNGNEADFSSSSSTGSISAPEVHMSAAGSKRSSFSRNRGPYGRNNGSLSYKSGASPPASHGKDASSTLCKNHLSPANIHQSYRASSASSSNSGSYKGSDSSPVMRRSGRYNSCGDNHSVKPQNPEQYLTPLQQKEVAVRHLKTKLKESESKLKERETEIEELKAQLGRMREDWIEEECNRVEAELALKEARSEIKQLKQVIESMKNSLAEKDKKIQKYFLDINIQNKKLESLLQSMEVAQSHSGRDEQCLEYTSDSEGKLLSLSATLPDSPITEDQGLEDVADSDLLLSEDRANGTDSSGESLTTTTSELSDPAPFSAAVNEEMLEIILDGKLTYCQEEEKGNRMVEQAIQTDVVPYSLDVEQLIQNIFRAQDTCPLSPPSSLKELGEFSLGSFSDSGIIVDLTPSDPNSAILLSPMESPCRKVEHRVNENRFMKELDFTETHDDEAFEYVNTGIKRRYWSSSLLGDLLAVAAPVVPTIVWALSTQRGGTDPIYNIGALLRGCCLVALHSLRRTPFNIKT, encoded by the exons TGAAGCCGATTTTAGCTCTTCAAGCAGCACAGGCAGTATTTCAGCACCTGAAGTCCATATGTCAGCTGCTGGAAGCAAGAGATCTTCTTTTTCTCGCAA TCGTGGTCCTTATGGTCGGAATAATGGATCCTTATCCTACAAGTCTGGGGCCAGTCCACCTGCTTCACATGGAAAGGACGCTTCATCAACACTGTGCAAAAACCATCTGAGTCCTGCTAACATCCATCAGAGTTACAGGGCTtcttcagccagcagcagcaactcaGGCTCATACAAAGGAAGTGACAGCAGTCCAGTGATGAG gcGATCAGGGAGATACAATTCTTGTGGTGACAATCACAGCGTTAAGCCACAAAATCCAGAGCAGTATTTGactcctctgcagcagaaggaagtggCAGTACGACATTTGAAAACCAAGCTGAAGGAATCTGAAAGCAAACTCAAAGAAAG GGAAACAGAAATAGAAGAGCTTAAAGCTCAGCTGGGACGGATGAGGGAAGACTGGATCGAAGAAGAGTGCAATCGTGTGGAGGCAGAGCTAGCCCTAAAGGAAGCAAGAAGTGAAATTAAACAACTCAAGCAGGTTATTGAAAGCATGAAAAACAGCTTGgctgagaaagacaaaaaaattcagaaatactttCTAGACATAAACATTCAAAACAAGAAGCTGGAATCTTTGCTGCAGAGCATGGAGGTGGCTCAGAGCCACTCTGGGAGGGATGAGCAGTGCCTGGAGTACACGAGCGACTCAGAGGGGAAGCTGTTATCATTGAGTGCCACCCTGCCAGACAGCCCCATCACAGAGGACCAAGGTCTGGAGGATGTGGCAGACAGTGATCTGCTTCTTAGTGAGGACAGAGCTAACGGGACTGACTCATCTGGAGAGAGTTTGACCACCACAACCTCTGAGCTGAGTGATCCAGCtcccttcagtgctgctgtaaATGAAGAGATGCTTGAAATCATTCTGGATGGAAAACTAACTTATTgccaggaagaagaaaaaggcaacaGGATGGTGGAACAGGCCATCCAGACTGATGTGGTGCCATATAGCTTGGATGTGGAGCAGCTCATTCAAAACATCTTCAGAGCTCAAGACACCTGTCCTCTAAGCCCACCTTCTTCACTGAAGGAACTGGGTGAATTTTCTCTTGGAAGCTTCAGTGATTCTGGTATCATAGTGGACTTGACCCCAAGTGATCCCAATTCTGCCATCCTTTTGTCTCCTATGGAGTCTCCATGCAGGAAAGTGGAGCACAGAGTTAATGAAAACCGTTTCATGAAAGAACTTGATTTTACAGAAACTCATGATGATGAAGCATTTGAGTATGTTAATACAGGAATAAAGAGGAGATACTGGAGCAGCAGTCTCCTCGGGGATCTTCTGGCTGTAGCAGCCCCTGTTGTACCAACTATTGTGTGGGCTTTGAGTACTCAGAGAGGAGGAACAGATCCTATTTACAATATTGGAGCATTGCTTCGTGGTTGCTGCCTGGTAGCCCTGCACTCTTTACGCCGAACACCCTTCAATATCAAAACCTAA